The Tessaracoccus aquimaris sequence GAAGCCGTGCGCGCTGGCGACCTTGGAGGCCCACTCCTCGACCTCGTGCGCCGCGATCTCGATCGAGAACCCGCACGAGCGGCACACCAGGTGGTGGTGGTGCCCCTCCGAGCAGGCCCGGAAGGCCGACTCGCCGTCGGGGGTGCGCAGCACGTCGACCTCGTCGGCCTCGGCCATCGCCTGAAGCGCGCGGTAGACGGTCGCCAGCCCCACCTTGGCGCCGCCCTCGCGTAACTGGTCGTGGATCTGCTGGGCGGTGCGGAACTCCTCACCACCCAGCAGCAGGTCTCGAACCGCGGCCTTCTGCCACGTCTGACGCGTGGCGGCCGGCTTAGTGCTCGTCATAGTGGTCTCCATGCCAGGCGTGCCGATGGCCGTCGTGCACGTAGTCGATGTGGTCGCCGTGCTGGATCTCCCTGCCACCGACCGCGGCCGGCGCGCGGGTGTATTCCCGCTCGGCCGGCTCGTGCGGGTGGTCGCCGTGGTCGGCGATGAACGGGATGAACCGCTCTTCCCGGCGCAGCCTCTTGCCGACCAGCCAGGAGAGGCCGAGCAGCGCGATCGCCGTCACGACGATCGTGGCGCCGGTGGCGGTGTCGAGGTAGAACGAGCCGACGGTGCCACCGAGCGCCGCGAGCACGCCGATGCCCATGGCGCCGAAGAAGGAGGAGAAGAAGCCGACGAAGGCCTGTTGCGCGGTGGCGACCGGGATCACCATCAGCGCGCTGACCAGCAGCAGCCCGACGGTGCGCATCGACAGCGTGACGGTGACGGCGGCGAGCACCACGACGAGCAGGTTCAGCCATCGCACCCGGATGCCGAGCACCTCGGAGTAGTCCTCGTCCACCGAGACGGAGAACAGCCGGGGGGCGAGCCCGACGGTGCACACCAGGATCACCACGGCGAGCGCGACAATGACCCACACGTCGGCCTGGCTGACGGAGGTCAGCGAGCCGAACAGGTATGACGACAGTCCGCCCGCGCCCTGGCCCGCCATGCCAGCCATCAGCACGCCGGAGGCGAGGCCGCCGTAGAACAGGATCGCGAGGCCGAGGTCGCCGGAGGCCTTGCCGTTCTGGCGCAGCAGTTCGACGATCACGGCGCCGGTGACACACACCACGACGGCGACGGGCAGCGGGGCCCAACCGGTCAGCATCGCGAGGCCGACGCCCATGATCGCGACGTGGCCGAGCCCGTCGCCGAGCAGCGACATGCGCTTCTGGACGATGAAGGTGCCGATCGCCGGGGCGATGAGACCGCTGAGAACGGCGGCGATCATTGCCCGCTGCATGAACGGAAGCGAGAAGATCTCGATCATGTGAGGCTCCCGGCGATCGGGTCGGACAGGCCGATGGGGTCGTGGTGGGATTCCTCGTCGGCGCAGGTTGAGCCGAGGACCGGGTCGCCCTCGACGATCCGCCCGTCGCACAGCGTCACGCTGCGGTTGAGGATCGCGGCCATCGGGCCGCGCTCGTGCAGCACGACGAGCAGGCCGAGGCCGTCGTCGCGAAGCCTGCCGAGCAGTTGGGCGAGCCCAGCCTGGCTGTGCAGGTCGACGCCCGCGAGCGGCTCGTCCATCACCAGTAGTCGCGGCTCCGAGGTGAGGGCGCGGGCGATCAGGACCCGCTGCTTCTGGCCGCCGGACAGCGATCGGAAGGGCCAGTCCGCCCTGGAGGCCAGGTCGACCTGCTCAAGGCAATCGTCGACGATGCGGCGATCCGAGCGGCTCAGCCACTGGAAAGGCTTCAGGTGCGCCAGTCGGCCGGCGGAGGCGATCTCGCGGACGGTGGCGTTCGGCACGGAGATGACGCTGTGCTGCGGCACGTAGCCGACCTTCCACCAGTCGCGGAAGCCGGGCACCTGCTGGTCGAACAGCGTGATCTCGCCCTCCTGGTGGGGAAGGATGCCGAGCAGCGTGCGCACCAGGGTCGACTTGCCGGAGCCGTTGCCGCCGAGCAGGGCGACGGCCTCCCCGGCGGCGACGGTGAGCGAGACGTCACGCAGGATCGGCATGCCGCCGATCGAGACGTAGACGCCCTGCGCCCTGATCAGGTCAGGAACATCCATTGGCGCTCCGGAGTGCTTCGAGATTTGCCCGCATGATCGAAGGGTAGTCCTGACCGGGGGAGTTCTTCGTCACTCCCTCGAGCGGGTCGAGCACTGCGGTCTTCAGGCCGAGGTCTCCTGCGATGGCCTTGGCGACCGCGTTGGAGGTCAGGGTCTCGAAGAAGATGGTGGTCACGGAGTGGGCCTTCGCCTCGGCGTGGATCTCGGCGATCCGGGCGGGCGATGGCTCGTCGTCGGGGTTGATGCCGGAGATGCCGATCTCGGTCAGGCCGTAGCGCTCAGCGAGGTAGTTGAAGGCGGCGTGCGTGGTGATGAACTCGCTGCGTTCGCACTGCGCCAGGCCCTGCGTGAACTCCTCGTCCAACGTCGTAAGTTCGGTGACGGCGGCCGCGGCGTTGGCGGTGAAGTCGGCCTTGTTCGCCGGGTCGACCTCCGCCAGTCGGTCTCCGAGCGCCGTCACGAGGGTCTGCATGCGCTCGGGGTCCTGCCAGAAGTGCGGGTCGAAGTCGCCGTGGTCGTGGTCGTGGCCGTCCTCTTCGCCGTGGTCGTGCCCGTCGTCTTCGCTGTGGCCCTCGTCGTCGGCGTGGTCGTGGGTGTGGCCCTCCGCAGGCGGTTGCAGGTCGACCACGGTGCTGACGTCGAAGACGTGCTCCGCGCCGGACTGTTCGATCGCCTGGTCGACCGCGGGCTGGAAGCCCTTGAGGTAGACGACCAGGTCGGCGTCGGCGAGCGATGCGATCTGCTTGGGCGTCAGTTCGAGGTCGTGCGCCTCGGAGCCGGGCATCGTCAGGCTGGTCACCGAGCCGTGCCCGTCGAGCACCTGGCTGGAGGCCCACTCGAGCGGGTAGAAGGCCGCGATGACGCGGGGCGAGTCGGATTCCTGGGCGGCGGGTGCGCCGCAGGCGCTGAGGACGAGGGTGGCCGCGGCGGCGGCTCCGAGCACAGTTCGAATAGTCATGATGATAACCATTATCAATAGGCGGGCCGATCAAGTCAAGGCGGGCCCATTGTCGGGGGCCTGTTCGATAGTCTCGGCATCATGCTCGCGATCAGCCGTTTCCGCACCGACGACCCCGGATTCGAGGACATGGCGCGGCCCGTCGTCGACTGGTGGGCGGCCAGGCCGGGCTGCCTGGGCATCGATCTGGTTCGCAATCTCGACGATCCGGCCCTCTGGGCTATGGTCGGCCGCTGGGACAACGTGGGCGCCTATCGGCGCTCCTTCAACGGCTACGAGGCGAAAATGCTGTTGACCCCCCTGCTGTCGAGAGCCATCGACGAACCGAGCGCCTACCTCCCACCGACCGAACTCGGCGACAACCAGCCACGCACCCTCTGACGGAGCCGCATCATGACCACCTACCTGCTCACCGCCGCGGGCGTCAGCCTCGCCCTCGTCACGGAAGACGACCGCCTGCCCTGCGTGCTCCACTGGGGCCGCGACCTGGGGGACGCCGACGCCGCAGACCTCGAAACGCTCGCCGCCGCTGAGCGACTGCCGATCCTTCCCAACCAGGTCGACGGCTCGCTGAACTACGGCGTCCTGCTGGAGGCCCGCGACGGGATCATGATGCGACCCGGCCTGATCGGCTCGCGCGACGGTGCCGACTGGACCCCCGACTTCCGGGTGGAGCGGGTGCTCCTCGACGGTGCCCCATCGCTGGCCCAGTCGCCGCCGGTGCCGCGTCGCTGACCTTCGAGGCGACCGCCGCGGAGGCGGGCCTGGCTCTGAGCCTCGAGATCGGCCTCACCGAGCAGGGCCTGGTGGCGGCCCGCGGCACCCTCACCAACACCGGCGAGGGCGGCTACCAACTCGACGAACTGACCCTCAGCCTCCCCGTGCCGAGCCGCGCCGCAGAGGTGCTGGACTTCGCGGGCCGCTGGGGCGTCGAACGCTTCCCGCAGCGCACCCGGATGTCCGTCGGCCAGCGGCGCCGCGAGGGTCGCCACGGTCGCACCGGCGCCGACTCGGCATACGTGATGCACCTCGGCGTGCCCGGCTTCGGATACGCCGACGGCGAGGTGTGGGCCCTGCACACCGCATGGAGCGGGAACCACGTGCACCAGGCCGAACTCGACCTCGCAGGCACGCAGGTGCTCTCCGGCGGCGAACTCCTTCTGCCGGGGGAGGGGCGCCTCGCCGAGGGCGCGAGCTATCAGAGCCCCTGGCTGTACTACTCCTACGGCGAGGGCCTCGACGCCGTCGCCCACCGGTACCAGCGCTTCCTGCGCGCCCTGCCGCACGCCCCGGCGACCGACCGACCCGTCACGCTCAACGTGTGGGAGGCCGTCTACTTCGACCACGACCTGGCCAGGCTCACCGACCTTGCGGAACGCGCCGCGGCACTCGGCGTCGAGCGCTACGTGCTCGACGACGGCTGGTTCGGCGACCGACGCGACGACAAGGCGGGCCTCGGAGACTGGGTCGTGTCGGCCGACGCGTGGCCCGACGGCCTCACGCCCTTGATCGAGAAGGTGCACGCGCTCGGCATGGAGTTCGGGCTGTGGTTCGAGCCCGAGATGGTCAACGAGGACTCCGACGTCGCCCGCGAGCACCCCGAATGGATCGCCCAGCCGAAGGGCAGGCTGCCGCTGCCGTCTCGGTTCCAGCAGGTGCTCAACCTGAGCATCGAGGGGGCCTGGCAGCACGTGTTCTCGCAGATGGATGCGGTGCTTCGAGACAACGCCATCGACTACGTCAAGTGGGACCACAACCGCGACCTGGTCGACACCGGCACCGCTCCGGAGGGTCGCGCGGCCGTGCACGCCCAGACGCTCGCCTTCTACCGATTGCTCGACGCGCTGCGCGAGCGCCATCCCGACGTCGAGTTCGAGTCGTGCAGTTCCGGCGGCGCCCGCGTCGACCTCGAGGTGCTCAAGCGCGCCGAGCGGGTCTGGGTCTCGGACGTGATCGACCCGGCCGAGCGGCAGCGGATGCTGTGGTGGACGAGCCAACTGATCCCCGCCGAGTTCCAGGGCAGCCACGTCGCGTCCGGGCGCTCGCACACCACCGGCCGCTGGCACGACCTGTCCTTCCGCGCCGCCACCGCCGTCTTCGGACACTTCGGCATCGAGTGGGACCTCGCCCAGGCCACCAAGGACGAGTTGGGCGAGCTCCGCTGGTGGATCGACTGGTACAAGGCCAACCGCGACGTGCTGCTCGGCGGCGAACTGGTGCGCGTCGACATGCCCGACCCGAGCGTCTACTTCAAGGGCGTCGTCACCGACGCCAAGGCGATCTTCTCCGTGTCGCAACTGGCCGCCTCGCCCGTGTGCAGCCTCGGCGTGCTGCGCTTCCCCGGCCTCGATCCCGACGCGCGCTACAGCGTGAAGGTGATCGACCGGCAGCAGGTGCCCGCAGAGGGTCGCCCGTCCTGGGAGGTCGGGGACGTCGTGCTCCCCGGTCGGCTGCTCAGCGGCGTCGGCCTCCGAGCGCCGCAACTCTTGCCCGAGACCGCCGTCCTGATCGAGCTCGAGCGCCAGTAGCCGGTTTCCGGGCTCACCCGGTTCGGACGTAAACTCCTGGG is a genomic window containing:
- a CDS encoding Fur family transcriptional regulator, which produces MTSTKPAATRQTWQKAAVRDLLLGGEEFRTAQQIHDQLREGGAKVGLATVYRALQAMAEADEVDVLRTPDGESAFRACSEGHHHHLVCRSCGFSIEIAAHEVEEWASKVASAHGFTDTGHELEIFGLCQECSQRSK
- a CDS encoding metal ABC transporter permease; translated protein: MIEIFSLPFMQRAMIAAVLSGLIAPAIGTFIVQKRMSLLGDGLGHVAIMGVGLAMLTGWAPLPVAVVVCVTGAVIVELLRQNGKASGDLGLAILFYGGLASGVLMAGMAGQGAGGLSSYLFGSLTSVSQADVWVIVALAVVILVCTVGLAPRLFSVSVDEDYSEVLGIRVRWLNLLVVVLAAVTVTLSMRTVGLLLVSALMVIPVATAQQAFVGFFSSFFGAMGIGVLAALGGTVGSFYLDTATGATIVVTAIALLGLSWLVGKRLRREERFIPFIADHGDHPHEPAEREYTRAPAAVGGREIQHGDHIDYVHDGHRHAWHGDHYDEH
- a CDS encoding metal ABC transporter ATP-binding protein, with the protein product MDVPDLIRAQGVYVSIGGMPILRDVSLTVAAGEAVALLGGNGSGKSTLVRTLLGILPHQEGEITLFDQQVPGFRDWWKVGYVPQHSVISVPNATVREIASAGRLAHLKPFQWLSRSDRRIVDDCLEQVDLASRADWPFRSLSGGQKQRVLIARALTSEPRLLVMDEPLAGVDLHSQAGLAQLLGRLRDDGLGLLVVLHERGPMAAILNRSVTLCDGRIVEGDPVLGSTCADEESHHDPIGLSDPIAGSLT
- a CDS encoding metal ABC transporter substrate-binding protein; translated protein: MTIRTVLGAAAAATLVLSACGAPAAQESDSPRVIAAFYPLEWASSQVLDGHGSVTSLTMPGSEAHDLELTPKQIASLADADLVVYLKGFQPAVDQAIEQSGAEHVFDVSTVVDLQPPAEGHTHDHADDEGHSEDDGHDHGEEDGHDHDHGDFDPHFWQDPERMQTLVTALGDRLAEVDPANKADFTANAAAAVTELTTLDEEFTQGLAQCERSEFITTHAAFNYLAERYGLTEIGISGINPDDEPSPARIAEIHAEAKAHSVTTIFFETLTSNAVAKAIAGDLGLKTAVLDPLEGVTKNSPGQDYPSIMRANLEALRSANGCS
- a CDS encoding antibiotic biosynthesis monooxygenase family protein, with the translated sequence MLAISRFRTDDPGFEDMARPVVDWWAARPGCLGIDLVRNLDDPALWAMVGRWDNVGAYRRSFNGYEAKMLLTPLLSRAIDEPSAYLPPTELGDNQPRTL
- a CDS encoding alpha-galactosidase; protein product: MSLEIGLTEQGLVAARGTLTNTGEGGYQLDELTLSLPVPSRAAEVLDFAGRWGVERFPQRTRMSVGQRRREGRHGRTGADSAYVMHLGVPGFGYADGEVWALHTAWSGNHVHQAELDLAGTQVLSGGELLLPGEGRLAEGASYQSPWLYYSYGEGLDAVAHRYQRFLRALPHAPATDRPVTLNVWEAVYFDHDLARLTDLAERAAALGVERYVLDDGWFGDRRDDKAGLGDWVVSADAWPDGLTPLIEKVHALGMEFGLWFEPEMVNEDSDVAREHPEWIAQPKGRLPLPSRFQQVLNLSIEGAWQHVFSQMDAVLRDNAIDYVKWDHNRDLVDTGTAPEGRAAVHAQTLAFYRLLDALRERHPDVEFESCSSGGARVDLEVLKRAERVWVSDVIDPAERQRMLWWTSQLIPAEFQGSHVASGRSHTTGRWHDLSFRAATAVFGHFGIEWDLAQATKDELGELRWWIDWYKANRDVLLGGELVRVDMPDPSVYFKGVVTDAKAIFSVSQLAASPVCSLGVLRFPGLDPDARYSVKVIDRQQVPAEGRPSWEVGDVVLPGRLLSGVGLRAPQLLPETAVLIELERQ